A single Cyclopterus lumpus isolate fCycLum1 chromosome 3, fCycLum1.pri, whole genome shotgun sequence DNA region contains:
- the copb1 gene encoding coatomer subunit beta has protein sequence MTAAENVCYTLINVSSDSEPPSEVSLKADLEKGEIKAKTEALKKVIIMILNGEKLPGLLMTIIRFVLPLQDHTIKKLLLVFWEIVPKTTADGKLLQEMILVCDAYRKDLQHPNEFIRGSTLRFLCKLKESELLEPLMPAIRSCLEHRHSYVRRNAVLAIYTIYRNFEHLIPDAPELIHDFLVNEKDASCKRNAFMMLIHADQDRALDYLSTCIDQVHTFGDILQLVIVELIYKVCHANPSERARFIRCIYNLLQSSSPAVKYEAAGTLVTLSSAPTAVKAAAQCYIDLIIKESDNNVKLIVLDRLIELKEHPTHERVLQDLVMDILRVLSTPDLEVRKKTLQLALDLVSSRNVEELVIVLKKEVIKTNNVSEHEDTDKYRQLLVRTLHSCSVRFPDMAANVIPVLMEFLSDTNEAAAADVLEFVREAIQRFDSLRPLIIEKMLEVFHAIKTVKIYRGALWILGEYCSTKDDIQSVMTEVRRSLGEIPIVENEIKKETGEVKQDDEVSAAPAQKLVTEMGTYVTQSALSSSRPSKKEEDRPPLRSFLMDGDFYVAASLATTLTKVALRYVVIVQDKKKQNSFVAEAMLIMVTVLHLGKSSLPKKPITDDDVDRISLCLKVLSECSPLMNDIFNKECRRSLSHMLTVRLEEEKLSQKKESEKRNVTVQADDPISFMQLTAKNEMTSKEDQFQLSLLAAMGNTQRKEAADPLASKLNKVTQLTGFSDPVYAEAYVHVNQYDIVLDVLVVNQTSDTLQNCTLELATLGDLKLVEKPSPLTLAPHDFANIKANVKVASTENGIIFGNIVYDVSGAASDRNCVVLSDIHIDIMDYIQPASCTDAEFRQMWAEFEWENKVTVNTNITDLNEYLQHILKSTNMKCLTPEKALSGFCGFMAANLYARSIFGEDALANVSVEKPIHLGPDAPVNGHIRIRAKSQGMALSLGDKINLSQKKSNM, from the exons ATGACAGCTGCAGAGAACGTTTGTTACACTCTGATCAATGTTTCATCTGACTCCGAGCCCCCTTCCGAAGTCAGCTTAAAAGCTGATCTAG aAAAGGGGGAGATCAAGGCAAAGACTGAAGCCCTGAAGAAGGTCATCATCATGATCCTGAATGGTGAGAAGCTTCCAGGACTGCTGATGACCATAATCCGCTTTGTGCTGCCACTTCAAGACCACACCATCAAAAAGCTGCTGCTGGTTTTCTGGGAGATCGTTCCCAAAACAACGGCAGATGGAAAACTGCTTCAGGAGATGATCCTGGTCTGTGACGCCTACAGGAAG GACCTGCAGCATCCCAATGAGTTCATCCGTGGATCCACTCTGCGTTTCCTGTGCAAGCTGAAGGAGTCCGAGTTGCTCGAGCCTCTCATGCCAGCGATACGGTCTTGCCTGGAGCACCGTCACAGTTATGTGCGCCGCAATGCCGTCTTGGCCATTTACACCATCTATAG GAACTTTGAACATCTCATCCCAGACGCTCCAGAGTTGATCCATGATTTTCTTGTCAATGAGAAAGATGCCAGCTGTAAAAGAAATGCTTTCATGATGCTGATTCATGCAGATCAG GATCGAGCCCTGGATTACCTCAGCACATGTATTGACCAAGTTCACACTTTTGGTGACATTCTTCAGCTGGTCATTGTGGAACTGATTTACAAA GTTTGCCACGCTAACCCCTCTGAGCGCGCCCGGTTTATCCGATGCATCTACAATCTgctgcagtcctccagtccTGCTGTTAAGTATGAGGCTGCTGGAACTCTTGTTACCCTCTCCAGTGCTCCAACAGCCGTTAAG GCTGCTGCCCAGTGCTACATTGATTTGATCATCAAGGAGAGTGACAACAACGTGAAGCTGATTGTTCTTGATCGTCTCATTGAACTGAAGGAGCACCCAACTCACGAGCGTGTACTCCAG GATCTCGTGATGGACATCCTGCGTGTTCTCAGCACTCCTGACTTGGAAGTCCGAAAGAAGACCTTGCAGCTGGCGCTGGACCTTGTTTCATCACGCAATGTTGAAGAG TTGGTGATTGTTTTGAAGAAAGAAGTGATCAAGACAAACAACGTATCAGAACATGAAGACACTGATAAGTACAGGCAGTTGTTGGTGCGCACTCTACACTCCTGTAGTGTCCGCTTCCCTGACATGGCGGCCAATGTCATACCTGTG CTGATGGAGTTCCTAAGTGACACTAATGAggcagctgctgctgatgtgctGGAGTTCGTACGGGAGGCCATTCAGCGGTTTGACAGCTTGAGACCCCTCATCATCGAGAAGATGCTGGAAGTCTTTCACGCCATCAAAACTGTCAA GATCTACAGGGGAGCATTGTGGATCTTGGGAGAATACTGCAGCACCAAGGATGATATCCAGAGTGTGATGACAGAAGTACGCAGGTCCTTGGGCGAG ATTCCGATTGTAGAGAATGAGATAAAGAAGGAGACGGGAGAGGTGAAACAAGATGATGAAGTAAGTGCGGCTCCAGCCCAGAAGCTGGTGACAGAGATGGGCACCTATGTGACACAGAGTgccctcagctcctccaggccTTCGAAGAAAGAAGAGGATAG ACCTCCACTCAGAAGCTTCCTGATGGATGGAGACTTCTATGTGGCAGCTTCCCTGGCCACCACACTGACCAAAGTGGCCTTGCGCTATGTTGTTATAGTtcaagacaaaaagaaacaaaat TCCTTCGTTGCGGAGGCCATGCTGATCATGGTGACTGTGCTGCACCTGGGGAAGTCCTCTCTGCCCAAGAAGCCAATTACAGACGATGACGTTGACCGCATCTCGCTGTGCCTCAAGGTTCTGTCCGAGTGCTCGCCACTTATGAATGACATTTTCAACAAGGAGTGCCGCAGATCCCTGTCACACATGCTGACTGTCAgactggaggaagagaagctgTCACAGAAG AAAGAGTCTGAGAAACGCAACGTCACAGTGCAGGCAGACGACCCAATCTCCTTCATGCAGCTGACAGCCAAAAACGAGATGACTTCTAAGGAGGACCAGTTCCAGCTCAGTCTCCTGGCTGCTATGGGCAACACTCAGAGGAAGGAGGCTGCGGATCCCCTTGCTTCAAAACTCAACAAG GTGACCCAGCTGACAGGCTTCTCAGACCCAGTGTATGCTGAAGCCTATGTTCATGTCAACCAGTATGACATCGTGTTGGACGTGCTGGTGGTCAACCAAACCAGTGATACTCTCCAGAATTGCACTCTTGAGCTAGCCACTTTAG GGGACCTCAAGTTGGTTGAGAAGCCTTCTCCACTAACTCTGGCTCCTCACGATTTTGCGAACATCAAGGCCAATGTCAAGGTGGCGTCTACTGAGAACGGCATTATATTTGGCAACATTG TCTACGACGTGTCGGGAGCTGCTAGCGACAGAAACTGTGTCGTCCTCAGTGACATCCACATTGACATCATGGACTACATCCAGCCAGCGTCCTGCACCGATGCAGAATTCAGACAGATGTGGGCAGAGTTTGAGTGGGAAAACAAG GTAACGGTGAACACCAACATCACTGATCTGAACGAGTACCTCCAGCATATCCTCAAGTCCACCAACATGAAGTGTCTGACTCCCGAGAAG GCGCTCTCTGGCTTCTGCGGCTTCATGGCTGCCAACCTTTATGCTCGTTCTATCTTTGGAGAAGATGCCCTGGCTAATGTCAGTGTTGAGAAGCCCATCCACCTGGGGCCAGACGCACCTGTCAACGGACACATACGCATTAGAGCCAAAAGTCAG GGGATGGCCTTGAGTCTCGGTGACAAGATCAACCTCTcccaaaaaaagtcaaatatgtgA